The sequence below is a genomic window from Parachlamydiales bacterium.
TTACAGGGGTTTGATACAAGCGAACAACCCCTATACCTAGCCTATCAGCCTTTCAAACATATGCAAGCGAAAGTCAGGCACTTTATAGACTATTTTGTGCCAAAAATTCGGGCTGAATATTTCTAAAAAAATAAGGATCGAATTAATGTACGGGGTATTCTGGGGAGGAATCAATGAATATTTCCCAAGCATCCGGCATCAACCAATTATTTTTTGCTCTAGATTTCCAAACTTGTCCGGTAGCTGTATCCAAAAGATAAAAGCGCGGTTCATCACCTTTAACAATAATCTGGTACCTCCCTACTTGTTTCTCCTCTGCTTTATTTATTGTTACACCAGCATAGATAGGAAATGAAGCGCAAGTTAGCAATAGAAACAGACAAGTCTTTTTAAGCATGATTACCTTTTAGTTAAAATTATTACAATAATTTTTACAGTAGTATACTTATAAAAATCAAGTGTAAATAACGCTATATTATTCAAACGAATGAGGGCTTTAAGATGAAATTACTGCGTTTGGTTGCAATCATTATTTGGTTTCCTTTTACACTATGTTTAGGCGCGGACTCACCCAAAACAGTCGTTGTAACTTGCGCAACAGGTGAATTAGGATCTGCCGCTGCGAAATTATTAGGTCAGACTCACAACCTAATTTTGACGGGCCGTGACAGAGAAAAACTATGCAAGCTTAAGGAAGAGCTCACTGCTGCCTTCCCGCATAGATATGAAATTTGCACTCTCGATTACTGCAACAAGGATAGTCTATTAACTTTTAAGGACTATTTAAAAAAAATAAATCTCCCCTTATCGGGTATCGTTTTGATCTATCCCCGTCCTCAGACATATGGAAAAGATTTACTACTGGAAGAATCCACTTGGCTTGAAGTCATTCAAAAAACATTTACCGGTCCGCTAGAAGCTTTGAAGTGTGCACTTCCGCATATGACAAATCCCAGTAAAATTGTGGTTATTTCCGGAACAACTTCTGTCCAATATATTCCTGATGCAGGCGCCGCATGTATTATTCGAAGGATGTGGACAACCTATGTTAAAGGACTCTCGCATCAACTTGGTCCGCAAAGTATTAGTGTAAATGCTCTTTCGCCGGGTGTTGTGCTGACAGCCTTTCACCATGAGCGCATTGAAAAAAAGGCACATAGCCTAGGCATAAGTCATGAAGAGCAGATTGCTCATGAAGTGGAGCCTATTCCTTTAAAACGTCATGCCAAACCGGAAGAGGTCGCTAAA
It includes:
- a CDS encoding SDR family oxidoreductase, whose product is MKLLRLVAIIIWFPFTLCLGADSPKTVVVTCATGELGSAAAKLLGQTHNLILTGRDREKLCKLKEELTAAFPHRYEICTLDYCNKDSLLTFKDYLKKINLPLSGIVLIYPRPQTYGKDLLLEESTWLEVIQKTFTGPLEALKCALPHMTNPSKIVVISGTTSVQYIPDAGAACIIRRMWTTYVKGLSHQLGPQSISVNALSPGVVLTAFHHERIEKKAHSLGISHEEQIAHEVEPIPLKRHAKPEEVAKSIKFLLTHESDFISGINMVIDGGLSTSY